Proteins from one Dromiciops gliroides isolate mDroGli1 chromosome 6, mDroGli1.pri, whole genome shotgun sequence genomic window:
- the LOC122732513 gene encoding olfactory receptor 1S1-like, which produces MNQGNQTRVSEFFLLGLSEQPEHQQLLFVLFLGMYLVTMVGNMLIILAISLDSYLHTPMYIFLANLSLADVSSISTSVPKMLVNIQTKSQSISFGECVTQMYFSIVFVVIDNFLLGVMAYDRFVAICYPLNYVTVMRPRLCTLLMATSWLLSNLVALTHTLLLVQLTFCDANTIPHFFCDLAPLLNLSCSDTVINQLVMFFLGSSVIAVPFGLILFSYVCIVFTVLKISSAEGKWKAFSTCGSHLSVVTLFYGTIVGVYFLPSSAQSDNNEKFGAVLFTVVTPMVNPFIYSLRNKDIKGALKKITSKKTAHSQ; this is translated from the exons ATGAACCAAGGAAACCAAACCAGggtctctgaattcttccttctGGGACTTTCAGAACAGCCTGAGCATCAGCAGCTTCTCTTTGTCCTCTTCCTGGGTATGTACTTGGTGACAATGGTCGGGAATATGCTCATCATCCTGGCCATCAGTCTGGACTCTTACCTTCACACCCCCATGTATATTTTCCTTGCCAACTTGTCCTTGGCTGATGTTTCCTCCATCTCCACCTCGGTCCCCAAGATGCTGGTGAACATCCAGACCAAGAGCCAATCCATCTCCTTTGGGGAGTGTGTCACCCAGATGTATTTTTCCATTGTGTTTGTTGTCATTGATAATTTCCTCTTGGGGGTGATGGCCTATGACCGCTTTGTGGCCATCTGTTACCCTTTGAACTATGTCACAGTCATGAGACCCAGACTCTGTACTCTACTGATggccacctcctggcttctcagCAACCTTGTTGCCCTGACTCACACCCTTCTGCTGGTCCAGTTGACCTTCTGTGATGCCAACACCATCCCTCACTTTTTCTGTGACTTGGCCCCTCTGCTCAACCTCTCCTGCTCAGACACAGTCATCAATCAGCTAGTCATGTTCTTCCTAGGTTCATCTGTTATTGCAGTTCCTTTTGGGCTTATCCTCTTTTCTTATGTCTGCATTGTCTTCACTGTCCTGAAAATCTCATCTgctgaaggaaaatggaaagccTTCTCCACTTGTGGCTCCCACCTTTCAGTGGTGACACTCTTCTATGGGACAATCGTTGGAGTCTATTTCCTACCCTCCTCTGCCCAGTCAGACAACAATGAGAAGTTTGGGGCTGTGCTCTTCACTGTGGTGACCCCCATGGTCAACCCCTTTATTTACAGCTTAAGGAATAAGGACATAAAAGGAGCCCTAAAGAAAATCACCAGCAAGAAA ACAGCCCATAGCCAATGA
- the LOC122732689 gene encoding olfactory receptor 9I1-like, protein MPFSPSHNQAVVESMAEQNHTTVTEFILIGFTDQPKLGVILFLVFLSFYLITVLGNMGMILLICLDSHLHTPMYFFLSHLSLLDACYSSVIIPQILVTLVIGRTSISYHSCAAQFFFFTVCAATECFMLAVMAYDRYVAISSPLLYSSAMTVGTRWGLVAGAYGGGLSGAIIRTACTFTLSFCGPNEINFYFCDLPPLLDLSCSDTTTSQILIIFFGDFVILANALVILVSYLFIIRAILQVKSVGGRAKTFSTCASHLIAVILFFGTLTFMYLRSNSSKSIEEDKVVSVFYTVVIPMLNPFIYSLRNKEVKAAFIKVINRLQVSQEI, encoded by the coding sequence ATGCCATTCTCTCCCTCACACAATCAGGCAGTAGTGGAGTCAATGGCTGAGCAGAATCACACCACTGTGACAGAATTCATTCTCATTGGCTTCACTGACCAGCCCAAGTTGGGAGTTATTCTCTTCCTAGTGTTTCTCAGTTTCTACCTCATCACTGTGCTGGGCAACATGGGCATGATCCTACTGATCTGCTTGGATTCCCATCTCCACACCCCCATGTACTTCTTCCTGAGCCACCTCTCCCTCTTGGATGCCTGCTACTCTTCAGTCATTATTCCTCAGATCTTGGTCACCCTGGTTATTGGCAGGACAAGCATTTCCTATCACTCTTGTGCTGCTCAGTTCTTCTTTTTCACAGTCTGTGCAGCCACTGAATGTTTTATGCTAGCAGTGATGGCCTATGACCGTTATGTTGCCATTAGCAGTCCTCTACTGTACTCCTCAGCTATGACAGTGGGCACTCGTTGGGGCTTGGTGGCAGGAGCCTATGGTGGTGGCTTGTCAGGGGCTATCATCCGTACAGCCTGCACATTCACACTTTCCTTTTGTGGGCCCAATGAGATCAACTTCTACTTCTGTGATCTGCCACCTCTGCTGGACCTTTCATGCAGTGACACCACCACCAGCCAAATTCTGATTATCTTCTTTGGCGACTTTGTGATTTTGGCCAATGCTCTGGTGATTCTGGTATCCTACCTGTTCATCATCAGGGCCATCCTGCAGGTCAAGTCAgttggaggcagagccaagaccTTTTCTACCTGTGCCTCCCACCTCATAGCTGTGATCCTCTTCTTTGGGACTCTCACATTCATGTATCTGCGCAGCAACTCAAGTAAATCAATTGAAGAGGATAAGGTGGTATCTGTCTTCTATACTGTGGTCATTCCCATGTTGAACCCTTTTATCTACAGCCTGAGGAACAAGGAGGTGAAAGCTGCCTTCATAAAAGTCATCAATAGACTGCAGGTCTCCCAAGAGATTTAG